AATTCAATTATTGAACGCATATCTAGTTTAAAACTTCCTGACGGTTTCGAAATATCCAATATTTCAAGCACTGTAGAATCAATGCTGTTTGCTAAAATTTATGAAATTTTAGATCGTTATAATTTGATTTCTGAAATTGTTATTAACAGGTCTTTAGAGCGCCCATCAGAAATTCTTAAAATTGAAAAAGTAGAATCACAACAAACAACTTAAATTTTTTTAATGAACCTTTGTTCCTGGTGGCGGGTCTCTTTCTACAGTTACTAAATAAACTTTTCCTTTTTCATCCTCCGCAGCAAGTATCATGCCTTGGCTTATAAGACCATGTATAGTTTTAGGTTGTAGATTATAAACGAAGACGAATTTACGGCCTATGAGCTCTTGTGGTGAATATTGATCTGCGATACCTGATATTATTTGTCTTATTTCAGAACCAAAATCAACTGATAATTTCAACAATTTTCGTGTTCCTACTATTGGCTCAGCTGCTTTGATTAATCCTACACGCAAATCAATTTTACTGAAATCATCTATTGTTATCATTCTATCATACCTCCTGTTCACAAATAATATAATACATATATAAGTATTTACTCGTGATAAAAGGATTGCAGGCTTTTACCTTTTAAAGAAGAGAAGCCAGTTTGAACGAATTCATAATCTGAAGAGTAAAAAAGAGATTATATTAATCTTTTATGTTCTCATTGTTTATCGTATTTTTTGTATTATTTTAATGAAAATGCATGATTATTTCATGTTATTTTTCTCATATAAATAATATAATATATAAATATTTTAAATATTTTACTTAACTATTTAGATAATTCTATTTATCTAAATAGATAAGTTTATTTTCTTCTTAGATTATTACTATATTTGATGTCCATGTCACAACAAAAGGAGAGAACTGAAGAACTGTACAAGCTAGCTGTTGAATATTCTAAGTTTTATGGTGGAAAAATAACAGTTGTTCCCCATGTTCCTGTACGTAGTCTTGATGATTTCTCGATTTGGTATACGCCTGGTGTTGCTGCTGTTTCACGGGCAATAGCTAAGGATCCTAATCTATCTTTCGAATTGACCAGTCGTTGGAATACTATTGCTATCGTGACTGATGGAACTAGGGTATTGGGGTTAGGGAATGTGGGACCTGAAGCTGCTATGCCTGTTATGGAGGGTAAAGCGCTCATATTTAAATATCTTGGTGGTGTGAATGCTGTGCCTATCACTCTTGGCACTAGAGATCAACAAGAGTTCTTCAATACTGTTAAAATTTTGGAGCCAGCTTTTGGTGGGTTTAATTTAGAGGACATAGAGTCACCGAAATGTTTCTTTTTACTTGATAATTTAAGGAAAACTCTTAAGGTTCCTGTATGGCATGATGATCAACAAGGCACGGCTGGAGCTACTCTTGCTGGTCTTCTTAATGCATTAAAACTTACTGGGCGTAAGATTAAGGATACGAGGGTTGTATTTTTTGGTGCTGGAGCATCTAATATAGCTACAGCAAGAGTCCTCATAACTGCAGGTTTTGATCCTGGCAATTTAATACTTATTGACACTAAAGGTATTTTGCATCCAGAGCGCGAGGATATTGATGAACTTATGTTACACAATCCATGGAAATATGAGTTTGCCATAAAAACTAATAAAGATAGAGTTAAAGGAGGACTTAGAGAGGCTCTTAAGAGTGCTGATGTATTAGTAGCTGCTTCTAAACCTGGTCCTGGAACATTTCCGAAGGAATACATAAAGGAAATGAATAAGGATCCAGTGGTGTTTGTTTTAGCGAACCCTGTTCCAGAGATTTGGCCTTGGGAAGCTAAAGAAATGGGTGCTAAAATTGTTGCTACTGGCAGATCGGATTTTCCAAATCAAGTTAACAATAGTTTAGTTTTTCCAGCTGTTTTCAGAGGTTCTCTTGATGCACGTGCTATAACTATCACTGATGAAATGATGGTCGCAGCCTCAACCGAGCTGGCTAAATTTGCTGAAGAGAAGAACATTTCAGAAGATTACATAATACCAACCATGGAGGAATGGGAAGTATATCCCAGGGTAGCAGCAACTGTTGCTCAGAAGGCTGTGGAACAGGGATTAGCCAGACGTAAAATGTCATGGCAGGAATTCCATGATAGGGCTAGAGAAATAATAGAGGAGAGTCGTCTAGTACTTTTAACATTGGTTAAGAATGGATTAATACAAATGCCGCCTGAGGTAAAATAAATAGTAGTGTTGAATAGATAAATGTGGTGGGAATTATGCGAGTAGAAAAGAAGGTAACGTTTAGAGAGGGACGAGAAGACGATATTGAAGCAATTGTTGATCTAGTTGTCAGACTTAAAAGGTTGAATGAAGAATTTGACGCATTACTTAAGGTTCGCGATGATGTACGTGAACGAACAAAAGCTTACGTTACCAATGCTATAAAAGATAAGAATAGTTTGGTATTGGTTGCTGAATATGGCAATAAAATCATAGGTTTACTAAAAGCTGATATAAAGGAACGCTTATTTAATGATCCCAGCGTAGAAGGCTATATAATAGAATTTTATATAATGCCGGAATACAGAAAACAAGGTCTTGGAACAGAATTATTACAATTGGCAATAGAAAAGTTGAGACAACG
This genomic interval from Thermoprotei archaeon contains the following:
- the metG gene encoding methionine--tRNA ligase subunit beta — protein: MITIDDFSKIDLRVGLIKAAEPIVGTRKLLKLSVDFGSEIRQIISGIADQYSPQELIGRKFVFVYNLQPKTIHGLISQGMILAAEDEKGKVYLVTVERDPPPGTKVH
- a CDS encoding NADP-dependent malic enzyme, with product MSQQKERTEELYKLAVEYSKFYGGKITVVPHVPVRSLDDFSIWYTPGVAAVSRAIAKDPNLSFELTSRWNTIAIVTDGTRVLGLGNVGPEAAMPVMEGKALIFKYLGGVNAVPITLGTRDQQEFFNTVKILEPAFGGFNLEDIESPKCFFLLDNLRKTLKVPVWHDDQQGTAGATLAGLLNALKLTGRKIKDTRVVFFGAGASNIATARVLITAGFDPGNLILIDTKGILHPEREDIDELMLHNPWKYEFAIKTNKDRVKGGLREALKSADVLVAASKPGPGTFPKEYIKEMNKDPVVFVLANPVPEIWPWEAKEMGAKIVATGRSDFPNQVNNSLVFPAVFRGSLDARAITITDEMMVAASTELAKFAEEKNISEDYIIPTMEEWEVYPRVAATVAQKAVEQGLARRKMSWQEFHDRAREIIEESRLVLLTLVKNGLIQMPPEVK
- a CDS encoding GNAT family N-acetyltransferase — protein: MRVEKKVTFREGREDDIEAIVDLVVRLKRLNEEFDALLKVRDDVRERTKAYVTNAIKDKNSLVLVAEYGNKIIGLLKADIKERLFNDPSVEGYIIEFYIMPEYRKQGLGTELLQLAIEKLRQRGAQIIAAEFPSQNKIAVEFYTKQGFRPIINVYAKQV